Part of the Subtercola frigoramans genome, CCGGACCGCGTCTCCGACGTTCGAGACATCATCTCGAACTCGATCGGTGCGACGCTCGGCGTTCTCGTCGGCCTTGCGCTGACGGCGAGCAAGGCGCGGCAACTTCGGCGCTCGCGCACCCCGGCTCCCCTCCGCGCCTGACCAATCGCGAAACCGGCATCAACCAGAACCGGTGCGGTGACCTGCTGAGATGTTTTGACAGATCCTCCGGGAACGATGACGTCGCAGCACATCGATGACACTCAGGTCGACTTTGCACGGAGGTGAATGCGTTCGCCCTGCTTGCCGAACATGCTGAGGATCTCGACCCGACCAGCGCCGGTCGCACCGAACCAATGCGGGTTCTTGGTGTCGAATTCAGCCGCTTCGCCCGCGCCCATGACAATGTCGTGTTCGCCAAGGACGAGCCGCAGTCGTCCGGCGAGCACATAGATCCATTCATAGCCGCCGTGAGTTCGGAGCACCGGCTTCCGGTCCGTTGCAGCGATGGTTACTTTGAAAGCCTGGGGTTCGCCGGGGTGCTGCGACAGCGGCGTCAGGATGCGTCCGTCCGACCGTGTGGACGTCTGCGGAACGCGTGGGTCTGCGATCCGGGGCGATGTCACGATGTCGTCCAAGGTCATCGAGAGCGCCGCAACGACAGGCAGGAGTATCTCCAGGCTTGGCTTTCGTTGCCCGGATTCGAGCCTCGACAGAGTGCTCTTCGAGATTCCCGTTGCCTCCGCCAATTCCTCGAGCGTCAGATCCTTCTTCTGCCTGGCGGCGCGTAGGCGCGGGGCGATCTGATTCAGCTCAGTCTGGATTCTCTGCGAGGTGCTCATGCGATCAGGTAACCATGCCGTCCCAGTTTCAGCAACAGTTGTCCCAAATCTCATCCCACCGATGTCACTGTTCCTTCATGAACAACACAACCACTACTGACGTCATCATCATCGGCGGAGGCGCCGCAGGGCTTAGCGCGGGACTCGTACTCTCGCGAGCCCGCGCCGACGTTCTCATCGTTGACTCCGGTCAGCCACGAAATGGGCCTGCTACACACATGCAAGGCTTTCTCTCTCGTGACGGGATGGATCCCGCCGAGTTCCTGAGAACCGCCCGCCGCGAAATCGAAGGGTACGGAGGTGCCTTCCTCGCGGGCTCAGTCGCGAGCGTGGAGAGACACGAAGGGTTCTTCAGCATCACCCTCCTGGACGGGACGATCAGGCAGGGACGCGCGCTTCTCATCGCGACCGGTCTCCACGACCACCTTCCCCTGATCCCCGGACTGAGTGATCGGTGGGGCTCACTTGTCCACCACTGCCCCTATTGCCACGGTTACGAAGTGCGCGGCCTGAGGATCGCCGTCATTGGCGGACCCGCGCGCGAGATGTCCATCAAGCAGGC contains:
- a CDS encoding NAD(P)/FAD-dependent oxidoreductase; protein product: MNNTTTTDVIIIGGGAAGLSAGLVLSRARADVLIVDSGQPRNGPATHMQGFLSRDGMDPAEFLRTARREIEGYGGAFLAGSVASVERHEGFFSITLLDGTIRQGRALLIATGLHDHLPLIPGLSDRWGSLVHHCPYCHGYEVRGLRIAVIGGPAREMSIKQAGLLRRYSDTVTLITNGIDLDPSERSRLEAFDIHVVTGNVSHLIGGAPATLTGVGLMSGDAVTADAVFIAPPQRAHDELLKGLGCETNEITGLVSADAFGQTSVSGVWAAGNVVTPSAQVITAAGAGSAAAISINGWLLNTDLDAATAARP
- a CDS encoding helix-turn-helix domain-containing protein; the encoded protein is MSTSQRIQTELNQIAPRLRAARQKKDLTLEELAEATGISKSTLSRLESGQRKPSLEILLPVVAALSMTLDDIVTSPRIADPRVPQTSTRSDGRILTPLSQHPGEPQAFKVTIAATDRKPVLRTHGGYEWIYVLAGRLRLVLGEHDIVMGAGEAAEFDTKNPHWFGATGAGRVEILSMFGKQGERIHLRAKST